Below is a genomic region from Mycolicibacterium neworleansense.
GGCGACGCCGTTTTCCTCCACGGCCGTCCGCATCGCCATCTCCAGGATGCGGGGCGCCATCTCGGGGGTGCTGACCAGTTCGCAGTACACGCTGCATTCGCGGAACAGGTCCTGCGGGTGGGTTTCCTGGAAGTACTCCGACCCGATCTCGGTGCGGGGAATGTGCGCGGCGATGGCGAGCACCGGGACGCGGCTGCGGTGGGCGTCGAACAGCCCGTTGATCAGGTGCAGGTTGCCCGGGCCACAGCTGCCGGCGCACACCGCGAGCTGGTTTGTCAGCGCGGCGTCGGCGGCCGCCGCGAACGCGGCGGTCTCCTCATGACGGACGTGCTGCCAGGTGAGCTGGCCGCTGCGGCGGATGGCGTCGGTGAATCCGTTGAGGCTGTCGCCGGGAAGGCCGTAGACCCGCCGTACCCCACTCAGTGTCAGTGTGGAGATGACCTGGTCCGCGATGGTCGCCATTACGCCTCCCCGGTATGCGATTCCGGCGTGATCGGTGACGCTGGGCGTCCTCGATCACGCCGGAATTCACTCTACTTGGGGGCGAAGCGCTGCCCGGCGTCCAAACGCAGGCACTGGCCGTTGAGCATGGCGTTCTCGGCGATCGCCACGGCGAGCTTGGCGTACTCCTCGGGCTTGCCCAGACGCTTGGGGAACGCGGCGTCCTTGGTGAGCACCGCGGCGAACTCGTCGGGGATGCCCTCGGTCAGGCCGGTGGCGAACAGGCTCGGGGCGATGGCGAGCACGCGGATGCCCAGGCTGCCCAGGTCGCGCGCCATGGTCAGGCACATCCCGGCGATGGCGGCCTTGGACGCGGTGTAGGCGACCTGGCCGATCTGGCCCTCGAACGCGGCGATCGAGGCGGTGTTGATGATGACGCCGCGCTCCTCGGCCTCGGCGTCGACGGGCTCGTTCTTGCTCATGTGCCAGGCCGCCAGCCGGCTGATGTTGAACGTGCCGATCAGGTTGAGGTCGATGGTGGAGCGGAACGAATCCAGGCTGTGCGGGCCGTCTTTCTTCACGGTGCGCTCGCCGATGCCGCCACCTGCGGTGGTGACGATGATGTGCAGGCCGCCCAGGGCCGCGACGGCTTCTTCCAGGACCTTTTCGGTGCCGTCGAAGTCGGTGACGTCGACGGCGAAGAACGAGCCGCCGATCGCGTCGGCCACTTCCTGGCCCTTGGACTGCGGCCGGTCCAGCACGGCCACGCTGGCGCCGCGCTTGGCCAATGCCTCGGCAGTCGCCCGGCCGAAGCCCGACGCGCCGCCGACGACGATAGCCTTCTTGCCTTCGATCTCCATCTAGCTTCCTTTCCAAAAATGACCGAAATCGTAAAGCAACCTATCCCATGGAGCCTTCCCGTAAGCCTTTCGGGTTCGCCCTTCCGCTCCCCTTGCACCGCGACCGTGCGTGTTTGTCCCCCGACACGCCGCATATCGCCAGCATTCGGCGCACCCTCGCCGCTGCTGAGCGTGCGTAAATCCCTCGACGCCGTCACCGAGACCGAATAAGTTCGCCTGCCATGACACCCGCAGAGCTGTGGCGCGAGAACCTGCGCCGGTCCCTGCTGTCGGCGCGCAAGGCCCGTGACACCACCAGCATCACCGCCATCCGATCGGCACTGAGCGCCATCGACAACGCCGAGACCCCGCTGCCCGACCAGACCGACACCCGCACCGGCGGGCCGATCGCCGGTGCGGTGTCCGGGTTGGGCTCGACCGAGGTGGCCCGGCGGGTGCTCAGCGATCGCGAGATCCGGGGTCTCATCCAGGCCGAGGCCGACGAACGGCTGGCCGCACCAGCCGAATACATCGCGAACGGGCACGACTCCCGGGCATCGGATCTGCAATCGCAGGCCGCCGTCCTGACCCGGCTGCTCGGCCAAACACCGGAGGGTGTCTGACTCCCGTGGCACGCTGAGAATGTGTTGCTCGCCGACGTAGCCGCCGCATCCGCCGATATCGCGGCGGCCTCGGCGCGGCTGGCCAAGGTCGACCGCATCGCGACCCTGCTGGCCCTGACCGCCGCCGAGGGGGACGCCCGCTCGGTGGCGGTCACGGTGGCCTGGCTGTCCGGGGAGCTCCCCCAACGCCAGATCGGTGTCGGCTGGGCAGCGTTGCGTTCACTGCCGGTGCCGGCGGAGACGCCGGAGCTGACGGTTGACGGGGTGGACGAACGGTTCACCCGGATCGGTGCCGTCTCCGGGAAGGGCTCTCAAGCGCTGCGTGCCGAGCTGGTGCACGAGCTGTTCCACGCGGCGACCGAGCACGAGCAGACCTTCCTGCGGCGCCTGCTCGGCGGCGAGCTGCGCCAGGGCGCCCTGGCCGGGGTGATGGCCGACGCCGTCGCCCGCGCTTCCGGCATTCCTGGGCCTGAGGTACGGCGCGCCGCGATGCTCGCCGGTGATCTGCCGGCCGTGGCCGCTGCGGCGCTGACCGGCGGCCGGCCCGCGCTGGCCGAGTTCGCCTTGCAGGTGGGTCGCCCGGTCGGGCCGATGCTCGCGCAGACCGCGACCGGCGTGGCCGATGCGCT
It encodes:
- a CDS encoding SDR family NAD(P)-dependent oxidoreductase, which codes for MEIEGKKAIVVGGASGFGRATAEALAKRGASVAVLDRPQSKGQEVADAIGGSFFAVDVTDFDGTEKVLEEAVAALGGLHIIVTTAGGGIGERTVKKDGPHSLDSFRSTIDLNLIGTFNISRLAAWHMSKNEPVDAEAEERGVIINTASIAAFEGQIGQVAYTASKAAIAGMCLTMARDLGSLGIRVLAIAPSLFATGLTEGIPDEFAAVLTKDAAFPKRLGKPEEYAKLAVAIAENAMLNGQCLRLDAGQRFAPK
- a CDS encoding GatB/YqeY domain-containing protein, which codes for MTPAELWRENLRRSLLSARKARDTTSITAIRSALSAIDNAETPLPDQTDTRTGGPIAGAVSGLGSTEVARRVLSDREIRGLIQAEADERLAAPAEYIANGHDSRASDLQSQAAVLTRLLGQTPEGV